One genomic region from Metallosphaera tengchongensis encodes:
- the purB gene encoding adenylosuccinate lyase: protein MDIVCPIDWRYGSGEMKRIFTRESSLQYRIRVELAILNALSDLGYVSKEDVQKVKEASKSLRIEEIDELESKLGHDVMAMVVALAEKSGDSGRFIHFGATSYDIVDTANALIVKDALSVIKKKIRRILEKLKEYSITYEDEVMVGRTHGQHAVPITLGFKMANYLYEMSRALERLLETEKRVVLGKMSGAVGTMAAWGSNGIEVEKRVMEELGLEPHAISTQIAPRDGFAELISNMTIAASVMDRFAIEVRELMRPEIGELAEGVGNRVGSSTMPHKENPVTAEKVSGLAKLMRGMVIPALENIPLWHERDLTNSSSERFIIPHVFLIMDEMLDSFYDLLTNLRVYPGSLKRNLQLTKGLNMAESLMINLTLKGMSRHKAHEIVSRLSREAKTENKTLYEVAKDNDTIKNLFNDDELKEVLNPQKYLGEYKELIRRAIAYYETVVKEVER, encoded by the coding sequence ATGGATATTGTATGTCCAATAGATTGGAGATATGGAAGCGGAGAGATGAAGAGGATATTTACGAGAGAGTCGTCACTCCAGTACAGAATAAGAGTAGAGTTAGCAATTTTGAACGCATTGAGTGACCTAGGATATGTATCAAAGGAAGATGTTCAGAAAGTCAAGGAAGCTTCGAAGAGTCTTCGAATAGAAGAAATAGATGAGCTAGAGAGCAAGTTAGGACACGATGTTATGGCAATGGTAGTAGCTCTAGCAGAGAAATCAGGGGACTCTGGCAGGTTCATTCACTTTGGGGCCACTAGTTACGATATTGTGGATACGGCCAACGCTCTTATCGTCAAGGACGCGTTGAGCGTAATAAAGAAAAAGATCAGAAGAATATTAGAAAAATTAAAGGAGTATAGTATTACATATGAAGACGAAGTGATGGTAGGGAGAACTCACGGGCAGCACGCTGTACCTATAACTTTGGGTTTCAAAATGGCTAATTATTTGTATGAGATGTCAAGAGCACTGGAGAGACTTTTGGAGACAGAGAAAAGAGTAGTTTTAGGCAAGATGAGCGGAGCTGTGGGTACTATGGCTGCGTGGGGAAGTAACGGAATTGAAGTAGAGAAACGAGTTATGGAAGAGTTGGGTTTGGAACCCCATGCCATATCAACGCAGATAGCGCCCAGAGATGGTTTTGCAGAGTTGATTAGTAACATGACGATAGCGGCTTCAGTAATGGATAGGTTTGCCATAGAGGTGCGCGAACTCATGAGGCCAGAGATCGGGGAGCTTGCAGAGGGTGTAGGTAACAGGGTAGGAAGCAGTACAATGCCTCATAAGGAGAATCCAGTAACGGCGGAGAAAGTAAGCGGATTAGCTAAGCTAATGAGGGGTATGGTGATACCGGCGCTTGAGAATATTCCATTGTGGCATGAGAGGGATCTGACCAACAGTTCCAGTGAGAGATTTATCATTCCTCATGTCTTTCTGATAATGGATGAGATGTTAGATAGTTTTTATGATTTACTAACTAACCTGAGAGTTTATCCAGGATCATTAAAAAGAAATCTCCAACTGACAAAAGGTCTAAATATGGCCGAAAGCCTTATGATCAACTTGACCCTAAAGGGTATGTCTAGGCATAAAGCGCATGAAATTGTAAGTCGTCTGTCTAGGGAAGCTAAAACGGAAAATAAAACGTTGTATGAGGTCGCTAAGGATAACGATACCATAAAGAACTTATTTAACGATGATGAACTAAAAGAGGTTCTTAACCCCCAAAAATACTTAGGCGAATACAAGGAATTAATAAGGAGGGCTATCGCCTATTACGAGACCGTAGTTAAGGAAGTGGAGAGGTAA
- a CDS encoding formate--phosphoribosylaminoimidazolecarboxamide ligase codes for MSIITLASHSSLQILHGAKKEGFQTEIVVDKKRQSFYKRFPFIDKFHVYSNEDEAVSLINNIQDSIFIPHGSLIEYIGMERVSKIRIPIFGNRSLFPWESNQEKKMKLLELSKIKTPTRFSDPEEVDRTVIVKLPGAKGGKGYFVARSKGEVKDGIRRLLDKGMVNDQREIIIQEYVIGIPMYFQFFYSPIFRRVELTGIDIRYETNIDGLKRLPSWISQEPSFVVAGNIPAVARESLLPAVFDYAESFVATTREVVPPGIIGPFCLESIVTENLDVIVFEFSGRIVAGTNLYIDGSPYSWLYWDEPMSVGRRISREIKLAKENNRTSEVTT; via the coding sequence ATGTCTATTATTACCCTAGCTAGCCACTCCTCTCTTCAAATACTTCACGGAGCAAAGAAGGAGGGATTCCAGACCGAAATAGTAGTGGATAAAAAAAGACAAAGCTTCTACAAAAGATTTCCCTTTATTGATAAATTTCATGTCTACTCCAACGAGGATGAAGCCGTCTCACTTATCAATAATATACAAGACTCTATTTTTATACCGCACGGTAGTCTTATAGAGTATATAGGGATGGAGAGAGTCTCTAAAATAAGGATCCCCATTTTCGGGAACAGATCTCTCTTTCCTTGGGAGTCTAATCAAGAGAAGAAAATGAAATTGTTAGAATTGAGCAAAATCAAAACCCCCACCAGGTTCAGTGACCCGGAAGAAGTTGATAGAACAGTGATAGTGAAACTTCCTGGAGCTAAGGGTGGGAAGGGGTATTTCGTAGCTAGGAGCAAGGGGGAGGTGAAGGATGGAATAAGGAGGTTATTGGACAAAGGAATGGTAAATGACCAAAGGGAAATAATAATCCAGGAATATGTGATCGGAATTCCTATGTACTTCCAGTTTTTCTATAGTCCGATCTTTCGTAGGGTGGAATTAACTGGAATAGATATAAGGTACGAAACTAACATAGATGGTCTGAAAAGGCTTCCCTCATGGATCTCTCAGGAACCCTCTTTCGTGGTAGCAGGTAATATCCCGGCTGTAGCTAGAGAAAGTCTTCTACCTGCAGTGTTCGACTACGCCGAAAGCTTCGTAGCAACGACCAGGGAAGTTGTACCCCCAGGGATTATAGGACCTTTCTGCTTAGAGTCAATTGTTACTGAAAACCTGGACGTGATAGTGTTTGAGTTCTCAGGTAGAATCGTAGCGGGGACGAACTTATACATAGATGGAAGCCCCTACAGCTGGCTCTATTGGGATGAACCCATGAGCGTTGGGAGAAGGATATCTAGAGAAATAAAACTTGCAAAGGAAAACAATAGAACCAGTGAGGTGACCACATAG